One genomic window of Methanosarcina acetivorans C2A includes the following:
- the larE gene encoding ATP-dependent sacrificial sulfur transferase LarE: MDAAKIGTIRKAIKARESAVIAFSGGVDSSTLAALAFEELGEKALAVTIDSPLFPRQQLETAAQTACEIGIQHKILPFSLTSVPYFSANTINRCYFCKKALLETLVEFAEKAGYNVVLEGTNASEIKGENRPGYRAIEEAGDKIFSPFVEFNVTKEEIREIASNRALSVASKPSAACLATRIAYGQPITTESLEKIEKAEEYLLALGFTQFRVRMHSNLARIEVTGEEFEDAIRKKEKISRYLKSLGFDFVTLDLEGFRSGSMDEPYMRKMAEKAEEAEDD, translated from the coding sequence ATGGATGCCGCAAAGATCGGGACGATAAGGAAGGCTATAAAAGCCAGAGAAAGTGCAGTCATTGCATTTTCAGGAGGAGTGGACAGTTCAACTCTTGCAGCGCTTGCTTTTGAGGAACTGGGGGAAAAAGCCCTTGCCGTAACCATAGATTCTCCGCTGTTTCCCAGGCAACAGCTCGAAACCGCTGCCCAGACAGCCTGTGAAATAGGAATTCAGCATAAGATCCTTCCCTTCTCCCTGACCAGTGTGCCCTATTTTTCCGCAAATACGATAAACAGGTGCTACTTCTGCAAAAAAGCCCTTCTTGAAACCCTTGTAGAATTCGCGGAGAAAGCCGGATACAATGTCGTGCTTGAAGGGACAAATGCTTCGGAAATAAAAGGGGAAAACCGCCCAGGGTACAGGGCAATTGAGGAAGCCGGGGATAAGATATTTTCCCCATTTGTGGAGTTCAATGTTACAAAAGAAGAGATCCGGGAGATTGCCTCGAATCGCGCCCTTTCGGTAGCCAGCAAGCCATCGGCAGCCTGCCTTGCAACCCGCATTGCTTATGGGCAGCCCATCACCACTGAATCTCTTGAGAAAATAGAAAAAGCAGAAGAATATCTTTTAGCTCTGGGTTTTACACAATTCAGGGTAAGGATGCATTCAAATCTTGCCAGAATAGAAGTTACCGGTGAGGAATTTGAAGATGCAATCCGCAAAAAAGAAAAAATATCCAGGTACCTTAAGAGTCTCGGATTTGACTTTGTAACCCTAGATCTTGAAGGTTTCCGTTCCGGGAGTATGGACGAACCCTACATGCGGAAAATGGCTGAGAAAGCAGAAGAAGCAGAAGATGACTAA
- the glmM gene encoding phosphoglucosamine mutase has protein sequence MELFGTNGVRGIANEFINPELAVNLAKSLGTYMGSRGTVAIGCDTRISGHMLKSAAIAGALATGLNVIDVGTVPTPSIQYYVRDYADAGIVITASHNPRQYNGIKFIAGDGSEFPRDGEKDIEKIYFSGKFSTVSWEKTGNFRIDPSVNDYYIKNIIHAVDAEAIRSRKFKVVVDTGCGAGSLTLPFLLRELGCEVLTLGAQPDGTFPWRNPEPTPEVLTELSDLVKKTGAAFGAAHDGDADRIVFMDENGEFVNEEVLLAMMAKYILEREKGPIVTPVSSSQRMADVAKEEGIELHWTAVGSINVARKMMETGAVFGGEGNGGLIFPKHQYCRDGAMACAKILEILSGGKKLSEITKSVPVYFNSKTKTPSRDVAGTMEKIRNETSNLGLKIDTIDGVKIWYDDGWVLIRPSGTEPIFRIFAEAKKQERAEELMHEGLEMVLKVEKT, from the coding sequence ATGGAATTATTCGGAACTAATGGTGTACGTGGTATTGCCAATGAATTTATAAATCCTGAACTGGCAGTCAATTTAGCCAAAAGCCTTGGTACATACATGGGCTCAAGAGGTACGGTTGCAATAGGCTGTGATACCAGGATCTCGGGCCATATGCTGAAATCCGCAGCAATTGCCGGGGCTCTTGCAACAGGCTTGAATGTGATTGATGTTGGGACTGTCCCTACCCCCTCCATTCAGTACTATGTGCGCGATTATGCTGATGCAGGGATTGTTATTACGGCATCTCACAATCCCAGACAGTACAATGGAATCAAGTTTATTGCAGGAGATGGCTCCGAGTTCCCCAGGGATGGGGAAAAGGATATTGAAAAAATTTATTTTTCGGGCAAATTTTCTACGGTTTCATGGGAAAAAACAGGGAATTTCAGGATTGATCCTTCCGTTAACGATTATTACATCAAAAATATAATCCATGCAGTAGATGCCGAAGCCATCCGCAGCAGGAAATTCAAGGTTGTTGTGGATACGGGCTGCGGAGCGGGTTCCCTTACCCTTCCTTTCCTGCTCAGGGAACTTGGCTGTGAGGTGCTCACCCTCGGGGCTCAACCTGACGGGACATTTCCGTGGAGAAACCCGGAACCAACGCCAGAAGTTCTGACCGAACTTTCGGACCTTGTCAAAAAGACAGGGGCAGCTTTCGGGGCAGCACATGACGGAGATGCGGACAGAATAGTCTTTATGGACGAAAACGGGGAATTCGTAAACGAGGAAGTCCTGCTTGCCATGATGGCGAAATATATACTTGAGCGTGAAAAAGGCCCGATAGTTACGCCGGTAAGTTCTTCCCAGCGTATGGCTGATGTCGCAAAGGAAGAAGGGATTGAACTTCACTGGACCGCTGTAGGTTCGATCAATGTCGCCCGAAAGATGATGGAAACAGGTGCCGTTTTTGGAGGTGAGGGTAATGGAGGCCTTATTTTCCCCAAACACCAGTACTGCCGGGACGGGGCAATGGCATGCGCCAAAATCCTTGAGATACTCTCCGGAGGAAAAAAGCTTTCCGAAATAACCAAAAGCGTACCCGTGTACTTCAATTCAAAGACCAAAACGCCTTCCAGGGATGTTGCGGGCACTATGGAAAAAATCCGAAATGAGACTTCAAACCTGGGGCTCAAAATAGATACTATTGACGGGGTCAAGATCTGGTATGACGATGGATGGGTCCTTATACGCCCTTCAGGTACCGAACCTATTTTCCGAATCTTTGCCGAGGCAAAGAAACAGGAAAGGGCGGAAGAATTGATGCATGAAGGTTTGGAAATGGTCTTAAAAGTGGAAAAGACTTGA
- a CDS encoding TIGR04013 family B12-binding domain/radical SAM domain-containing protein, which produces MDVNFRYSKKNSYSFAVLSPLLPEAGFTDKPLNGIMIYSFTTQQAAKIFREIENVETDSIFIAGGPHPSGSPEETLEYFDYVVIGEGEETLPELVKVLKEGGNPGEVKGIAYKSDTCRIIETPERQHVNLDAYPCFDPKRLRAPIEISRGCPWGCRYCQTPRLFGREVRHRSIDSVLKNARYYDDLRFIASNAFAYGSDGIHPRFDKVEKLLSALHELPDKKIFFGTFPSEVRPEFVTEESVELVRKYCANDSLSLGAQSGSDRVLKEIRRGHTVEDSISAVECCLEHEIAPAVDFIFGLPTETEEDQEKSLELVRWICKKGGTVRAHYMTPLPGTPYASAVPSKVSNRVRRELGKLALGGKLTGYWEKQRKV; this is translated from the coding sequence ATGGATGTGAATTTTCGGTATAGCAAAAAGAACTCTTACAGCTTTGCGGTTCTTTCCCCTTTACTTCCCGAGGCAGGGTTTACGGACAAACCCCTGAATGGAATCATGATCTACAGTTTTACTACACAGCAGGCAGCGAAAATCTTCAGGGAGATTGAAAACGTGGAGACGGATTCGATCTTCATTGCAGGAGGACCACATCCTTCCGGGTCCCCTGAAGAGACACTTGAGTATTTTGATTACGTGGTTATTGGTGAAGGGGAAGAAACCCTTCCTGAACTCGTGAAAGTCCTGAAGGAGGGAGGAAACCCAGGAGAGGTAAAGGGAATCGCTTACAAATCAGATACCTGCAGAATAATCGAAACCCCTGAAAGGCAACATGTGAACCTGGACGCATATCCCTGTTTTGACCCGAAAAGACTCCGGGCTCCCATTGAGATTAGTCGCGGATGCCCCTGGGGCTGCAGGTATTGCCAGACACCCAGGCTTTTTGGAAGAGAGGTCAGGCACAGGAGCATTGATTCCGTCCTGAAGAACGCCCGGTATTATGACGACCTCCGTTTCATAGCTTCAAATGCTTTCGCATACGGAAGCGATGGGATTCACCCAAGGTTCGATAAGGTAGAAAAATTGCTCTCTGCCCTCCATGAACTGCCCGATAAAAAGATCTTTTTCGGGACTTTCCCCTCCGAAGTGCGCCCCGAGTTCGTGACCGAAGAATCTGTAGAACTTGTGAGAAAATACTGTGCAAACGACAGCCTTAGCCTTGGAGCCCAGTCAGGAAGTGACCGCGTCCTTAAAGAAATAAGGAGAGGACATACGGTTGAGGACAGCATTTCGGCTGTTGAGTGCTGCCTGGAACATGAGATTGCTCCGGCAGTTGATTTCATTTTCGGGCTTCCCACCGAAACTGAAGAGGACCAGGAAAAAAGCCTTGAACTTGTCCGCTGGATCTGCAAAAAAGGCGGAACCGTCAGGGCTCACTACATGACCCCCCTTCCGGGCACTCCGTACGCATCAGCTGTTCCTTCGAAGGTAAGCAACCGGGTAAGGAGGGAGCTTGGAAAACTAGCCCTTGGAGGAAAACTAACAGGTTACTGGGAAAAACAAAGGAAGGTATAA
- a CDS encoding site-2 protease family protein has protein sequence MKQRRKGQENSDTEEMISRIYPYITRVFDIYEIQKSGEILYFFGTPKTDAENVMGELWAPLEQRGLGGTLKYELGEHVLIVTPVKKAKEKHWVNLALFIATVFTTMICGAWLFGVDLWSEPLQIFQGLPFTLAILAVLGSHEMAHYAMARHHGMKTSLPYFIPFPTFIGTMGAVIRYRGPIPDRKALFDVGIAGPLVGLLVSIVVTIIGLNLDVPAVKPLPDSLMFELGLPPLFVMLQKLVGVTGSNLHPVAFAGWVGMFVTLLNLLPAGQLDGGHVLRAMLGKKADWVSSMMPRILLMIGIYVVYGLKGDGFIWIFWALFLWAFAAAGHPSPLHDKMKLDRKRILIGILTFILGLLCFTLIPFKPIT, from the coding sequence ATGAAACAGAGAAGAAAAGGTCAGGAGAATTCAGATACTGAAGAGATGATTTCACGCATATACCCTTACATAACTAGGGTATTTGACATATATGAAATCCAGAAGTCCGGAGAGATTCTCTATTTCTTTGGCACCCCTAAAACTGATGCCGAAAATGTAATGGGGGAACTCTGGGCTCCCCTCGAACAGCGAGGACTCGGCGGCACTCTGAAGTACGAGCTTGGGGAGCACGTTCTTATTGTTACTCCTGTAAAAAAGGCAAAAGAAAAACACTGGGTAAACCTTGCACTTTTCATAGCAACAGTGTTTACAACCATGATCTGCGGAGCCTGGTTGTTTGGAGTTGATCTCTGGAGTGAGCCCCTGCAGATTTTCCAGGGCTTGCCCTTCACCCTTGCAATACTGGCTGTGCTCGGCTCTCATGAGATGGCCCATTATGCAATGGCAAGGCACCATGGGATGAAAACATCTCTCCCTTATTTTATCCCGTTTCCGACTTTCATAGGCACGATGGGAGCTGTAATCCGTTACAGAGGACCTATTCCTGATCGGAAAGCCCTCTTTGATGTGGGAATCGCAGGACCCCTTGTAGGGCTTCTTGTCTCAATTGTGGTCACCATAATCGGGCTGAATCTTGATGTTCCTGCAGTCAAACCTTTACCCGATTCTCTGATGTTTGAGCTTGGTCTCCCCCCTCTTTTCGTAATGCTCCAGAAACTTGTAGGGGTTACGGGGAGCAACCTGCACCCTGTGGCTTTTGCAGGCTGGGTGGGGATGTTTGTAACCCTTCTGAATCTCCTTCCCGCAGGGCAACTTGACGGCGGGCACGTGCTCAGGGCAATGCTTGGCAAAAAAGCGGATTGGGTATCTTCAATGATGCCAAGAATCCTCTTGATGATAGGTATTTATGTGGTTTACGGGTTAAAAGGAGACGGCTTCATATGGATATTCTGGGCGCTCTTCCTCTGGGCTTTTGCAGCAGCCGGGCACCCGTCCCCCCTTCATGATAAAATGAAGCTGGACAGAAAACGTATCCTTATAGGAATCCTTACCTTTATTCTCGGGCTTCTCTGCTTTACCCTGATTCCTTTTAAGCCCATAACCTGA
- a CDS encoding DUF126 domain-containing protein, whose amino-acid sequence MVPIKLKGRTISRGCAEGEILISRDPISFLGSVDPKTGIVVEEKHSLAGKSIKGKVLVFPHGKGSTVGSYVMYQLKKNGAAPVAIINLETEPIVAVGAIISEIPLVDMLEKSPYESLKDGDVVQVNGSEGYIELIKPKGSKIEE is encoded by the coding sequence GTGGTTCCTATTAAACTCAAAGGCAGGACAATTTCCAGGGGATGTGCAGAAGGGGAAATTTTGATTTCCAGAGACCCAATATCCTTCCTTGGCAGTGTGGACCCTAAAACCGGAATTGTTGTCGAGGAAAAACACTCTCTTGCAGGAAAGTCAATCAAAGGGAAGGTGCTTGTTTTCCCCCATGGGAAGGGCTCGACTGTAGGTTCCTATGTAATGTACCAGCTGAAGAAAAACGGAGCTGCTCCGGTGGCGATTATCAATCTGGAAACCGAACCGATAGTAGCTGTAGGAGCAATTATATCTGAAATCCCTTTAGTTGATATGCTGGAAAAAAGCCCATACGAGTCTTTAAAGGATGGAGATGTTGTCCAGGTAAACGGTAGTGAGGGGTATATAGAATTGATTAAACCGAAAGGCAGTAAAATAGAAGAATGA
- a CDS encoding aconitase X codes for MYLTKEEEQILNGEAGETLRQAIEILVALGDIYGADSLIPIKSAQIAGVSYKTIGDAGLEWISDLEGQVKVPSILNPAGMDLEDWGRLKISPEFAEKQKAIVQAYKKLGIRCECTCTPYTLEGFSVGYGDHLAWSESSAISYANSVIGARTNREGGPSALSAALLGKTANYGFHLEENRTPEVSIRVECPLKESDYGALGYVAGKIIGSQVPIFRLKDAPEKDELKTLGAAMAASGAVALYHVEGVTPEACRLGFEEPEEKIIIERSQLDEVYESRGRACKEPELITIGCPHCSAVELKKAAELLKGKAVSKETWIFTSRELANRYPEYVRSIEESGAKVVCDTCMVVSPATNSYSCVMVNSGKAFAYLPGMCGAESVYGNMETCIEEATGGKRKKAGGSY; via the coding sequence ATGTATCTTACAAAAGAAGAAGAGCAAATCCTGAACGGAGAGGCCGGAGAGACTCTCAGGCAGGCAATTGAAATCCTTGTGGCTCTCGGGGACATCTACGGGGCGGACAGCTTGATCCCTATCAAAAGCGCCCAGATTGCGGGAGTCTCTTATAAAACCATAGGTGACGCCGGATTGGAATGGATTTCGGACCTTGAAGGGCAGGTAAAGGTTCCCTCAATCCTGAACCCGGCAGGGATGGATCTGGAAGACTGGGGAAGGCTGAAGATCTCCCCTGAATTTGCAGAAAAGCAGAAGGCAATTGTTCAGGCTTACAAAAAGCTCGGCATCCGCTGTGAATGTACCTGTACTCCCTATACCCTCGAAGGCTTTTCCGTGGGCTACGGCGACCACCTGGCATGGAGTGAATCGTCAGCCATCTCTTACGCAAATTCCGTAATAGGGGCCCGAACGAACAGGGAAGGAGGACCGTCTGCCCTTTCGGCAGCACTCCTTGGAAAAACTGCAAATTATGGGTTCCATCTTGAGGAAAACCGCACCCCTGAGGTCTCCATCCGGGTGGAATGCCCGCTCAAAGAATCGGATTACGGAGCCCTTGGTTATGTGGCAGGCAAAATCATTGGGAGCCAGGTGCCTATTTTCCGTTTGAAGGATGCTCCGGAAAAAGACGAACTTAAAACCCTTGGAGCTGCAATGGCGGCATCCGGAGCAGTAGCGCTTTATCATGTGGAAGGAGTGACTCCTGAAGCCTGCAGGCTGGGCTTTGAAGAACCTGAAGAAAAAATAATTATCGAAAGAAGCCAGCTTGATGAAGTTTATGAGAGCAGAGGAAGGGCCTGCAAAGAACCCGAACTGATCACTATCGGCTGCCCCCACTGTTCTGCGGTTGAACTTAAAAAAGCGGCTGAACTTCTGAAAGGAAAAGCGGTTTCAAAGGAAACCTGGATCTTTACCTCGCGAGAACTTGCAAACCGCTACCCCGAATATGTCAGGTCCATTGAGGAAAGCGGGGCAAAGGTGGTCTGCGATACCTGTATGGTAGTTTCCCCGGCAACCAACAGCTACTCCTGTGTTATGGTGAATTCGGGAAAAGCCTTTGCCTACTTGCCCGGGATGTGCGGGGCTGAAAGTGTGTATGGGAATATGGAAACCTGCATCGAGGAGGCAACCGGAGGGAAAAGAAAGAAGGCGGGTGGTTCCTATTAA
- a CDS encoding UbiD family decarboxylase codes for MTYRDFIDQLRENGKLVEVPQPVSPRFEASRIAKKTKAPVLFHDISGSKVIMNLLGSRDELASMLGVPKEEIIRKLSEVSPEGEVRIVSESPTLEVIENEVDLTRLPILTHYEKDGAPYITAGIVVSEYGGVMNASIHRLMLAGKDKLAARLVPPRHTYLLHKKAVEKGEPLPVAIVIGCDPTITYATTTRVPVGKEFEYAAALRGAPVELFECSNGVKVPHSEIVLEGYVDPVEKVDEGPFVDITGTYDMVRKEPVIRITRVLHRKDPIYHGILPAGPEHLLMMGVPYEPRIYRAVGEVTTVKNVVLTEGGCCYLHAVVQIKKQTEGDAKNAIMAAFAAHTSLKHVVIVDEDINIFDPADVEFAVATRVKGDMDILIIPNVRGSSLDPRGAPDGTTTKVGIDATKVLIEKENFERAVIPEE; via the coding sequence ATGACTTATAGAGATTTTATAGACCAGTTAAGAGAAAACGGAAAACTGGTCGAAGTTCCGCAGCCCGTTTCCCCGAGATTCGAGGCATCAAGGATCGCAAAAAAAACAAAAGCTCCTGTTCTTTTCCACGACATTTCGGGTTCAAAGGTTATTATGAACCTGCTCGGGTCCAGAGACGAGCTTGCTTCCATGCTCGGAGTCCCTAAAGAAGAAATTATAAGAAAGCTTTCGGAAGTATCCCCTGAAGGCGAAGTCCGGATAGTTTCGGAATCTCCTACCCTTGAGGTCATAGAAAACGAGGTTGACCTAACAAGACTGCCCATTCTTACCCATTATGAAAAAGACGGCGCCCCTTACATAACTGCAGGGATTGTAGTTTCCGAATACGGAGGTGTGATGAATGCTTCGATCCACCGCCTTATGCTTGCGGGAAAAGACAAACTCGCAGCCCGCCTTGTCCCTCCGAGGCATACCTACCTCCTGCATAAAAAAGCTGTAGAAAAAGGCGAGCCTCTGCCTGTTGCAATTGTTATCGGCTGCGACCCCACGATTACTTACGCAACCACTACAAGAGTGCCCGTAGGAAAAGAATTTGAATACGCAGCCGCCCTGAGGGGAGCTCCTGTAGAACTCTTTGAGTGCTCAAACGGGGTAAAAGTCCCTCATTCCGAGATCGTGCTCGAAGGGTACGTTGATCCTGTGGAAAAAGTTGATGAAGGGCCATTTGTGGACATTACCGGGACATACGACATGGTAAGGAAAGAGCCTGTAATCCGCATTACCCGTGTCCTCCACAGAAAAGATCCTATCTATCACGGAATTCTGCCGGCCGGCCCCGAACACCTCTTGATGATGGGAGTGCCTTATGAACCCAGGATATACAGGGCTGTAGGAGAAGTTACAACCGTCAAAAACGTGGTCCTAACAGAGGGGGGATGCTGTTACCTGCATGCAGTCGTGCAGATCAAAAAGCAGACCGAAGGAGATGCGAAAAACGCTATTATGGCAGCCTTTGCAGCCCATACGAGCCTGAAGCATGTGGTGATCGTGGATGAGGACATAAATATCTTTGACCCTGCCGATGTCGAGTTTGCAGTTGCTACAAGAGTGAAAGGGGATATGGATATCCTTATTATTCCCAATGTCCGCGGCAGTTCCCTTGACCCGAGAGGAGCTCCTGACGGGACGACTACGAAAGTGGGAATCGATGCTACAAAGGTCCTTATTGAAAAAGAGAACTTTGAAAGGGCAGTGATTCCTGAAGAGTAA